In Pedobacter sp. W3I1, one DNA window encodes the following:
- the def gene encoding peptide deformylase, with protein sequence MKLPIVAYGDPVLKKVGTDIDKDYPGLEQLISDMFDTMYYANGVGLAAPQIGLPIRLFIVDTGEDEDGKPGYKKVFINAQILEETGEAWSFNEGCLSIPDIRENIMRKPNIKITYFDENWVEHTDDVDGMPARVIQHEYDHIEGKLFTDKVSVLRKTMLKSKLDAISKGNIKTDYKMKFPNKSKKR encoded by the coding sequence ATGAAATTACCAATAGTAGCTTACGGCGATCCTGTTTTAAAAAAGGTAGGGACCGATATTGATAAAGATTATCCAGGATTAGAACAATTAATCAGCGACATGTTCGACACCATGTATTATGCAAACGGTGTGGGCTTAGCTGCTCCTCAAATTGGTTTGCCTATTCGTTTGTTTATTGTAGATACAGGCGAAGATGAAGATGGCAAACCAGGTTATAAAAAAGTATTTATTAATGCACAAATTTTGGAAGAAACTGGAGAGGCCTGGAGTTTTAACGAAGGCTGCTTAAGCATTCCTGATATCCGCGAAAACATTATGCGTAAACCCAACATCAAGATCACTTACTTTGATGAAAACTGGGTAGAGCATACAGATGATGTAGATGGAATGCCCGCACGCGTAATCCAACATGAATATGATCATATCGAAGGAAAATTGTTTACCGATAAAGTGAGTGTGCTCCGTAAAACGATGCTTAAAAGTAAACTGGATGCGATTTCGAAAGGTAACATCAAAACAGATTACAAAATGAAATTCCCGAATAAAAGTAAGAAACGATAA
- a CDS encoding transglycosylase domain-containing protein, whose translation MRIPKIKIPKKYLKIGAWVLGVFLVVCMALGAVAYSKREALLKKMVAKAIAKADKDYDLEVKIGSAGFTGLSTVKMTNISVVPKDRDTLSNIGELSVGVKLFPLIFGKVKLSEVKLNNGFVSVVLKDSTTNIDFILKRKKKDSTQTNRKANLPEIASNILNQVLYKIPDDMDVKNMVFKLNDHDTAKLSFATTATIDGGDLKSTIDVNNNESTWHVDGYVNPGSKELRFMAYADGKKLELPYLNNKLHAKISFDTLQTELKNAKYSGDDYKISGSWSVKNMLINQPRIASNDIIIQSAKLDADILVGPNYVALDSTSTAYLKNAQIHPFVKYTLGKNKIYELKLNAEEQDAQGVLDAFPQGLFESLEGLKVHGKIKYNLNFYLDTKIPDSVRFSSTLTPVDFKIVQWGKTNLQKINSPFVYTPYEYGKPMRNITIGPSNPNFTPLSSISKNFINAVLTAEDPSFFTHNGFVEESIRKSIAVNFKEKKFKRGGSTISMQLVKNVYLSRQKTLARKAEEILIVWLIEHNHLVSKQRMLEVYFNIMELGQNIYGIGEASRYYFGKQPADLTIGDGLFLASIVPKPKASMYKFMADGSLKPYMFNYFRFMGNIMARRGLVASDTSGYGFYNVRLREGLRQYLAPDTAVIDTTAFDDDEDGLPPIIVQDKNKSLFDRIFGGGSKKDTSSKQITSPADTGKTKKQLRQERREERRRQKELEKAQQ comes from the coding sequence ATGCGAATACCAAAAATTAAGATCCCAAAAAAATATTTAAAAATCGGAGCCTGGGTTTTAGGTGTTTTTTTAGTTGTTTGTATGGCTTTAGGTGCAGTAGCCTATAGCAAAAGGGAAGCACTTCTTAAAAAAATGGTGGCCAAAGCAATTGCCAAGGCAGATAAGGATTATGACTTGGAGGTTAAAATCGGATCAGCAGGTTTTACAGGGCTAAGCACCGTTAAAATGACCAACATTTCTGTCGTTCCTAAAGATCGAGATACACTTTCAAACATCGGCGAACTCAGTGTAGGTGTAAAACTTTTTCCGCTCATTTTTGGCAAAGTAAAACTCTCAGAAGTAAAATTGAACAACGGTTTTGTGAGTGTGGTACTTAAAGATTCGACCACAAATATCGATTTCATCTTAAAACGTAAGAAAAAAGACAGCACTCAAACCAATCGAAAAGCCAACTTACCAGAAATAGCCAGCAACATCTTAAATCAGGTTTTATATAAAATCCCTGACGATATGGATGTGAAAAACATGGTTTTTAAACTAAACGATCACGATACGGCCAAATTGAGTTTTGCAACCACTGCCACAATTGATGGCGGTGATTTAAAATCAACCATTGATGTGAACAATAACGAATCTACCTGGCATGTAGATGGCTATGTAAACCCTGGTAGCAAAGAATTACGTTTTATGGCTTATGCAGACGGAAAGAAACTCGAATTACCTTACCTGAATAATAAGCTCCATGCAAAAATAAGCTTCGACACCTTACAAACCGAACTTAAAAATGCAAAATACAGCGGCGATGATTATAAGATCTCTGGTTCCTGGTCAGTTAAAAACATGTTGATTAATCAACCCCGCATTGCTTCAAACGATATTATTATACAAAGCGCGAAACTGGATGCTGATATTTTGGTTGGGCCAAATTATGTTGCCTTAGACAGCACCTCAACAGCCTATTTAAAAAACGCACAGATCCACCCCTTTGTTAAATATACTTTAGGAAAGAATAAAATATATGAGCTAAAGCTAAATGCCGAAGAACAGGATGCGCAAGGGGTTTTAGATGCTTTTCCACAAGGCCTGTTCGAATCGCTGGAAGGATTAAAAGTACATGGTAAGATTAAATACAATCTTAATTTTTATTTAGACACTAAAATACCAGACAGTGTCCGCTTCAGTTCTACGTTAACCCCCGTTGATTTCAAAATTGTACAATGGGGTAAAACCAATCTGCAAAAAATCAACAGTCCGTTTGTTTATACGCCTTATGAGTATGGCAAACCAATGCGTAATATTACCATAGGTCCATCAAACCCTAATTTTACCCCTTTATCTTCAATATCTAAAAACTTTATCAATGCGGTTTTAACAGCAGAAGATCCTTCATTTTTTACACATAATGGTTTTGTTGAAGAATCGATCCGTAAATCTATTGCCGTAAACTTTAAAGAAAAGAAATTTAAACGCGGTGGCAGTACCATCAGCATGCAGCTGGTTAAAAACGTTTATTTAAGCCGTCAAAAAACACTGGCCCGTAAGGCTGAAGAAATTTTAATTGTTTGGCTGATCGAACATAATCACCTGGTAAGCAAACAGCGGATGCTAGAGGTGTATTTTAACATTATGGAGCTCGGCCAGAATATTTATGGAATAGGAGAGGCTTCACGCTATTATTTCGGAAAACAACCTGCCGATTTAACCATTGGTGATGGTTTGTTTCTGGCGAGTATTGTACCTAAGCCAAAAGCATCTATGTACAAATTTATGGCCGATGGCAGCTTGAAACCTTATATGTTCAACTACTTTAGGTTTATGGGAAATATTATGGCAAGAAGAGGGCTGGTAGCAAGCGATACTTCTGGCTATGGCTTTTACAATGTACGTTTAAGAGAAGGTTTACGCCAGTATTTAGCACCTGATACTGCTGTTATTGACACAACCGCATTCGACGATGATGAAGATGGATTGCCACCTATCATTGTTCAGGATAAAAACAAAAGTTTATTCGACCGTATTTTTGGCGGAGGATCTAAAAAAGATACTTCGAGCAAACAGATAACCAGCCCTGCCGATACTGGTAAAACCAAAAAACAGCTGAGACAGGAGCGAAGGGAAGAACGAAGAAGACAAAAGGAATTGGAAAAGGCTCAGCAGTAA
- a CDS encoding pitrilysin family protein, which yields MEYNVHTLPNGIRLLHVPSASAISHACIIVNTGSRDEPENKAGLAHFIEHLIFKRTEKRSTNQILNRLESVGADLNAYTTKEYTCVHASFLNPYLDRTLDLFNDILFHSTFPEEEMDKEKSVILDEISSYLDQPEEAINDDFEDMLFAGHALGNNILGTTESVQHFTREDVINFRKANYRTNEIVVAVLGNYTLNSVVNKGSKHFADVEENNPNKERVKPGILPQSNTTIYKPIMQAHCIVGTQAYSTHQSQKVALMLLNNYFGGNGMSSVLNLQIREKYGIAYTIESNFSPLSDTGIFSIYFGTDKEKQAKALSLIFKEIKKLREHPLNDLQLQKAKNKFIGQIALGEENRIGLIISMAKSLIDHNKIDSLETVFEKINAVTTKQMAEVTDEILNIGQLNIFTFCPIEE from the coding sequence ATGGAATACAATGTTCACACTTTGCCAAACGGTATACGCTTACTGCATGTGCCTTCGGCCTCTGCCATATCTCACGCTTGCATCATCGTTAACACAGGATCGCGCGACGAACCTGAAAACAAAGCGGGTTTAGCACACTTTATTGAGCATTTGATTTTTAAGCGTACCGAAAAACGGAGCACCAATCAGATTTTAAATCGCTTAGAGAGTGTTGGGGCAGATTTAAATGCCTACACCACCAAAGAATATACCTGCGTGCACGCTTCTTTTTTAAATCCATATTTAGATAGAACACTAGATCTTTTCAACGATATTCTGTTCCACTCCACTTTCCCTGAAGAGGAAATGGATAAAGAAAAAAGTGTAATCTTGGATGAGATTTCTTCTTATTTAGATCAGCCTGAGGAAGCCATTAATGATGATTTTGAAGACATGCTTTTCGCTGGTCATGCTTTGGGCAACAATATTTTGGGCACAACCGAATCCGTGCAGCATTTTACCAGAGAGGATGTAATCAATTTCAGGAAGGCCAATTATCGCACCAACGAAATTGTAGTTGCTGTGCTGGGAAATTATACCTTAAATAGTGTTGTAAATAAAGGGAGCAAGCATTTTGCTGATGTTGAAGAGAATAATCCAAACAAAGAAAGGGTTAAACCAGGTATACTTCCACAAAGCAATACTACTATTTATAAGCCAATCATGCAGGCACATTGCATTGTAGGCACACAGGCATATTCTACGCACCAATCGCAAAAGGTGGCTTTAATGCTGTTGAATAATTACTTTGGCGGCAATGGGATGAGTTCGGTATTAAATCTGCAGATCAGAGAGAAATATGGGATTGCCTATACCATCGAATCCAATTTTTCGCCCTTAAGCGATACGGGTATTTTTTCCATTTATTTCGGAACTGATAAAGAAAAACAGGCCAAAGCGCTTTCTTTAATTTTTAAGGAGATCAAAAAGCTCAGGGAACATCCTTTAAATGACTTACAGCTTCAAAAAGCCAAAAACAAATTTATCGGACAGATTGCTTTGGGAGAAGAAAACAGGATTGGTTTAATCATTTCAATGGCTAAAAGCCTGATCGATCACAACAAAATCGATTCGCTGGAAACTGTTTTTGAGAAGATAAATGCCGTTACCACCAAGCAAATGGCAGAAGTTACCGATGAGATTTTAAATATCGGGCAACTGAATATCTTTACTTTCTGCCCAATAGAGGAATAA
- a CDS encoding NifU family protein yields the protein MNLTEQVEQALETIRPYLKADGGDVSVEEITSEGTVKLKLLGNCGSCPMSFMTMKSGIEQAIMKAVPQITSVVAVNLAEQD from the coding sequence ATGAATTTAACAGAACAAGTAGAACAGGCATTGGAAACTATCAGGCCGTATTTAAAGGCTGATGGAGGTGATGTTTCTGTTGAAGAAATTACATCTGAAGGAACGGTAAAGCTTAAGCTTTTAGGCAACTGCGGTTCTTGCCCAATGAGTTTTATGACTATGAAATCTGGTATCGAACAAGCCATTATGAAAGCTGTTCCGCAAATCACTTCAGTAGTTGCAGTTAACCTGGCTGAGCAAGATTAA
- a CDS encoding Mrp/NBP35 family ATP-binding protein — protein MQISPQQVLDALKNVEDPDLKKDLVTLNMIKDLQITDNQVNFTLELTTPACPMKEMLKNACTNAIRHFVSPTAEVVINVTSRVTQPSNSSSLDNIKNIILVSSGKGGVGKSTVASNLAVVLAKDGAKVGLIDADIYGPSVPTMFDLVDAKPGAEETADGKTKILPIEKYGIKLLSLGFFADPGQPVPWRGPMASNAVKQLFNDTNWGELDYLIVDLPPGTGDIHITITQSFPISGAVVVTTPQQVALADTHKGLAMFRMPGINIPVLGVIENMSYFTPAELPENKYYIFGKGGGTELAARFDVPFLGEIPIIQSISEAGDKGKPVALNQNPLLDVIFGDIASKIAQQISINNAQMVNC, from the coding sequence ATGCAGATTAGCCCGCAACAAGTTTTAGATGCGCTTAAAAATGTTGAAGATCCCGATCTTAAAAAAGATCTGGTTACCTTAAACATGATTAAAGATTTACAGATTACAGATAACCAGGTCAATTTTACATTAGAGCTTACTACACCGGCATGTCCGATGAAGGAAATGCTAAAAAATGCCTGTACAAATGCCATCAGGCATTTTGTGTCGCCAACGGCAGAAGTCGTAATCAATGTAACTTCGAGGGTTACCCAACCAAGCAATTCATCATCACTGGATAACATCAAAAACATTATTTTGGTTTCGTCAGGAAAAGGAGGAGTTGGTAAATCTACTGTAGCGAGTAATCTGGCAGTTGTATTGGCTAAAGATGGCGCCAAAGTTGGCCTTATCGATGCCGATATTTATGGCCCGTCAGTACCAACCATGTTCGATTTGGTTGATGCCAAGCCAGGGGCGGAAGAAACCGCTGATGGTAAAACTAAAATTTTACCCATCGAAAAATACGGGATAAAATTATTATCCTTAGGTTTTTTTGCTGATCCAGGTCAACCAGTGCCATGGCGTGGACCAATGGCGTCGAATGCAGTAAAACAATTGTTTAACGATACCAACTGGGGAGAATTGGATTATCTGATTGTAGATCTTCCACCGGGAACAGGCGATATCCACATCACCATTACGCAGAGTTTCCCAATTTCAGGAGCGGTTGTAGTTACTACACCGCAACAGGTTGCACTGGCCGATACGCATAAAGGTTTGGCCATGTTCAGAATGCCTGGAATTAATATCCCGGTTTTAGGTGTCATAGAAAACATGTCGTATTTTACACCAGCAGAATTGCCGGAGAATAAGTATTATATCTTCGGAAAGGGTGGCGGAACAGAACTTGCAGCACGTTTTGATGTGCCTTTTTTGGGCGAAATTCCAATTATCCAGAGTATTTCGGAAGCTGGAGATAAAGGGAAACCGGTGGCATTAAACCAAAATCCTTTACTGGATGTTATATTTGGAGATATTGCAAGTAAAATTGCACAACAAATATCCATCAACAATGCGCAAATGGTGAATTGCTAA
- a CDS encoding S9 family peptidase produces the protein MKRILPGLIVLSTVMACNNPQKKEMKAIKWPDAKAPVAEIIPHQRVIHGDTVVDNYYWMIDYFKKGPDSTKVVDYLKAENTYLNTMMKSTDQFQADLFKEMKGRIKEKDESVPVFRNGYFYYTRTEDGQQYFKYCRKKGSLSAAEEILLDVDQLAKGHTYYSATGFSVSPDNKLLAFGVDQVSRRQYTINVKNLETGEMLKDAITNTEGGVAWANDNKTLFYTSKNPVTLLSEKIKKHTLGTDAKTDVVVYDEKDNSNYIGVMKSKNGRFIFIASQGTLTAEYRMIDADHPEAAFKVFSPRSKDVLYDILPVDDKFYIITNWNAKNFRLMECPLDKTEKENWKEVIPNRKYVLLEYGEEFKDHLVLSERKNGLTELRVLKKDGSDYYIKFDEPVYAAGVGANPEYNSKTLRYSYTSLTTPNSVYDYDLEKKDKKLMKQQEVVGGYDPKDYATERVFATAKDGTKIPIALVYKKGFKKNGNAPLLLYAYGSYGSSTDANFSSPRLSLLNRGFVFAIANIRGGQEMGRQWYEDGKLMKKKNTFTDFISAGEYLVDQKYTSKGHLYAHGGSAGGLLMGAVANMAPDLWNGIIADVPFVDVINTMLDESIPLTTNEFDEWGNPKEKAAYDYMKSYSPYENVEKKAYPNMLVTTGLHDSQVQYFEPAKWVAKLRATKTDKNVLLLKTNMEFGHGGASGRFDYLKDVSLRWAFLFSLEGITK, from the coding sequence ATGAAACGTATCTTACCTGGCTTAATTGTACTTAGTACCGTTATGGCTTGCAATAACCCTCAAAAGAAAGAAATGAAAGCGATTAAGTGGCCAGATGCCAAAGCTCCGGTAGCAGAAATTATTCCGCACCAAAGAGTTATACACGGCGATACCGTTGTAGATAATTATTATTGGATGATCGATTATTTTAAAAAAGGTCCTGACAGCACAAAAGTTGTCGATTATTTAAAAGCCGAAAACACCTATCTCAACACGATGATGAAAAGTACAGATCAATTTCAGGCTGATCTGTTTAAAGAAATGAAAGGTAGAATTAAAGAAAAAGACGAATCTGTCCCTGTTTTCAGGAATGGTTATTTCTATTACACCAGAACCGAAGACGGGCAGCAATATTTTAAATATTGCCGTAAAAAAGGGAGCTTATCGGCCGCGGAAGAAATACTCTTAGACGTAGATCAACTGGCAAAAGGCCATACCTATTACAGCGCAACCGGATTTAGCGTTAGTCCCGACAATAAGCTTTTGGCCTTTGGCGTTGATCAGGTTTCGCGTCGCCAGTACACCATCAATGTTAAAAATTTAGAAACCGGCGAAATGCTAAAAGATGCTATTACCAATACCGAAGGTGGGGTAGCATGGGCGAATGATAATAAAACGCTTTTTTATACCTCAAAAAATCCAGTTACACTATTAAGCGAAAAAATCAAAAAACACACGCTTGGTACAGATGCTAAAACAGATGTGGTTGTTTATGATGAAAAAGACAACAGTAACTATATCGGTGTAATGAAATCGAAAAATGGTCGTTTTATTTTTATTGCATCACAAGGAACATTAACTGCTGAATATAGAATGATTGATGCCGATCATCCTGAAGCTGCCTTTAAAGTATTTTCTCCCCGCTCAAAAGATGTTTTATACGACATTTTGCCGGTGGATGATAAGTTTTACATCATAACCAACTGGAATGCTAAAAATTTCCGTTTGATGGAATGCCCATTAGATAAAACAGAAAAAGAAAACTGGAAAGAGGTTATCCCGAACCGTAAATATGTATTATTGGAATACGGAGAAGAGTTTAAAGACCACCTGGTTCTTTCTGAACGTAAAAATGGCTTGACCGAACTGCGTGTACTGAAAAAAGATGGCAGCGACTATTATATTAAATTCGATGAACCGGTTTATGCGGCGGGTGTTGGTGCGAACCCTGAATACAACAGTAAAACATTACGTTACTCCTATACTTCTTTAACGACGCCAAATTCTGTTTACGATTACGACCTGGAGAAAAAGGATAAAAAACTGATGAAACAACAGGAAGTTGTTGGTGGTTACGATCCGAAAGATTATGCAACTGAACGGGTTTTCGCAACAGCAAAAGATGGCACAAAAATCCCTATCGCACTGGTTTACAAAAAGGGTTTTAAAAAGAACGGCAATGCGCCTTTACTGCTTTATGCATATGGATCTTATGGATCGAGCACAGATGCAAACTTTTCTTCACCAAGGTTGAGTTTGTTAAACCGTGGCTTTGTTTTCGCTATTGCCAATATTCGTGGCGGACAAGAAATGGGCCGCCAATGGTATGAAGACGGTAAACTAATGAAAAAGAAAAACACTTTTACCGATTTTATTTCGGCAGGAGAATATCTTGTTGATCAGAAGTACACATCAAAAGGCCATTTATACGCACACGGCGGTAGTGCTGGCGGTTTATTGATGGGTGCTGTGGCTAATATGGCACCCGATTTATGGAACGGTATTATTGCTGATGTTCCTTTCGTAGATGTAATTAACACCATGCTGGATGAAAGTATTCCGCTAACCACCAATGAGTTTGATGAATGGGGCAATCCGAAAGAAAAAGCAGCCTACGATTATATGAAAAGCTATTCTCCTTATGAAAATGTAGAGAAAAAAGCTTACCCAAATATGTTAGTTACTACAGGCTTACACGATAGCCAGGTGCAGTATTTCGAACCTGCCAAATGGGTAGCCAAATTAAGGGCCACAAAAACCGACAAAAATGTTTTACTGCTCAAAACCAATATGGAATTTGGCCATGGCGGTGCGTCTGGCCGTTTCGATTATTTAAAAGACGTTTCATTGCGCTGGGCATTTTTATTCTCGCTGGAGGGGATAACGAAATAA